DNA from Leptospira mayottensis 200901116:
CTATGACCTTTGGTGCAACAGTAAATGTGATAGAACATGTAGGTGCTAAACCGATTTTGGCAGATTTATTACCTAAAAGTTTTCATATTGATCCTCAATCTATAAGATCCAAAATTACACCGAAGACTAAAGCTATCATGCCGGTTCATTATGCAGGTTCTCCCTGTCAAATGGATGAAATTAACGCGATTGCAAAAGAATATAACTTAGTAGTAATTGAAGATGCAGCGCATGCAATTGGTGCAAAATATAAGGGAACTTTGATCGGAGATGGTCAAAATCTTACTTCATTTAGTTTGTATGTGACGAAAAATATTGCTGCAGGAGAAGGAGGAGTCTTGACCACGAATAGTGATGAGCTTGCGGATAAAATTCGTATTTACGGACTCCATGGAATGAGTAGAGGTGCTTGGCAGCGTTATTCAAAAAATTCGCAAATTCATTATGATATAGTCGTTCCAGGATATAAATATAATATGCCTGATATGAATGCTGCAATGGCGATTGAACAGTTAAAAAAATTAGAAATTTTTACTAAAAAAAGAAAAGCGATCGCAGAGACTTACTTTGAGCATTTGGCTGACGAAAGTGGTCTTGAATTGCCTCATGCATTGATTGAACAAAATGAAGGAGACCTATGCACTTGGCATATTTTTCCAATCTTGATTAATCCGGAAATTCTAAAGGGAAGTAGAGAAGAAATCATGACCGCCTTGATCCAAGAAAATATTGGTGTGGCGACCCATTATCGAGCTATTTATGAGCAACAGTTTTATAAGGAGAAATATGGCTTCGTCCCAAGTGATTTTCCTAATTGTGAAATGATCTCCAAGAGGATCTTTTCGAT
Protein-coding regions in this window:
- a CDS encoding DegT/DnrJ/EryC1/StrS family aminotransferase, whose amino-acid sequence is MSKLAIHGGQPVRESFLVYGAPDIGDEEIQAVVNCIKTGWLSTGPNVQKFEANIKNYTGAKHAVAANSCTALLHLSLIAHNIGPGDEVITTPMTFGATVNVIEHVGAKPILADLLPKSFHIDPQSIRSKITPKTKAIMPVHYAGSPCQMDEINAIAKEYNLVVIEDAAHAIGAKYKGTLIGDGQNLTSFSLYVTKNIAAGEGGVLTTNSDELADKIRIYGLHGMSRGAWQRYSKNSQIHYDIVVPGYKYNMPDMNAAMAIEQLKKLEIFTKKRKAIAETYFEHLADESGLELPHALIEQNEGDLCTWHIFPILINPEILKGSREEIMTALIQENIGVATHYRAIYEQQFYKEKYGFVPSDFPNCEMISKRIFSIPLSTGMSTQDIEDVVNGIKKVFGYFKR